The genomic stretch CCATGTTGTGTGTGGACATCGTCCGTGATTGCGGCCGTGTCCTGCATAAATCATCGTGATGGAGCCGGGTTTTTCCCCCGCCGGTACCGAGGGGGACCCATGGGTGCGATCCGTCGCTGTCCCGACCACGGGCCCTTTGCGGGAGAGGCATGCCCGGCCTGCGGCGAGGGGGGCGACCCGTTGCTGGAGGGAGGGCACCGGAAACGCCTCTCGAAGTTCATGAGCGGTGCGCTCAGGCATTTCCCGAAGGACGCCGGCCTCTCGCTCGACGAACGGGGCTGGACGGGGTACGACGACCTCGTCCGAACGGTGGTCGGGAAGTACGACTGGGCCGAGCCGGAGCACGTCGAGGCCGTGATCGTCACCGACCCGAAGGGGCGCTTCGAGCGCGCCGACGGGCGGGTGCGAGCCGCCTACGGCCACTCGGTCGAGGTCGATCTCGGGGAGGCGGAGACGCCGGTTCCCGACGAACTGTATCACGGGACCGCCCCCGAAAACGTCACATCGATCCGCGAGGAGGGGCTGAAGCCGATGGGCCGCCAGCACGTCCACCTCTCGGGGACGGTCGAGGAGGCGCTCGAAGTGGGGCGGCGACACAGCCCCGATCCGACGGTCCTAGTCGTGGATGCGGCGGGCATGGAGGGCGACGGGCATCGGATCGTCCGGCGCGCGACGGGGATCTACACGACCGACCGGGTACCGCCCGAGTACCTCTCGGTCCACGAATGATCGCCCTGATCTGTGGTCCGCCGGGCGCCGGCAAGACGACGATCGTGGCGGGGGTCGCCGAACGGCTCGACGCCCGCGGGTCGCCCCTGCGGGTGCTCCACTCCGACGGGTTCTCGGCGAACACCTACGGGCAGATGTACGAGCGCGTCGCCGGAGAGGGGGGCGACTGGCTGCTCGACGGCACCTTCTACGAGCGGGGGTTCCGCGAGCGCTTTCGCGCCCTCGACGACGTGTACGTCGTCCACGTCGCCGCGAGCCTCGAGACCTGCCTCCGTCGGAACCGGGCCCGGGAGGGGTCGATCGACGAGACCGGCGTCTACGCCATCTACCGGG from Halalkalicoccus tibetensis encodes the following:
- a CDS encoding RNA 2'-phosphotransferase; the protein is MGAIRRCPDHGPFAGEACPACGEGGDPLLEGGHRKRLSKFMSGALRHFPKDAGLSLDERGWTGYDDLVRTVVGKYDWAEPEHVEAVIVTDPKGRFERADGRVRAAYGHSVEVDLGEAETPVPDELYHGTAPENVTSIREEGLKPMGRQHVHLSGTVEEALEVGRRHSPDPTVLVVDAAGMEGDGHRIVRRATGIYTTDRVPPEYLSVHE
- a CDS encoding AAA family ATPase; the protein is MIALICGPPGAGKTTIVAGVAERLDARGSPLRVLHSDGFSANTYGQMYERVAGEGGDWLLDGTFYERGFRERFRALDDVYVVHVAASLETCLRRNRAREGSIDETGVYAIYREFERPRADLTVDTDELPVEEAVTRVVRAVERWRD